The Streptomyces sp. NBC_00224 genome has a window encoding:
- a CDS encoding M50 family metallopeptidase has translation MADEMPDLHIFGTQAAPAHWLVIVTGIAALAVVLPHGVWRVSRNAITIAHEGGHGLVALLTGRRLDGIRLHSDTSGLTVSRGRPTGLGMILTAAAGYTAPPLLGLGGAWLLAAHHVTLLLWLATALLLVMLVMIRNAYGVLTVVLSGAAFLLVSWLTSPDVQSAFAYAVVWFLLLGGVRPAFELQAKRRRHNSGESDADQLGRLTHVPPALWLFLFHAVSICSLIGGGRWLLGL, from the coding sequence ATGGCCGACGAAATGCCCGACCTGCACATCTTCGGCACCCAGGCCGCACCCGCCCACTGGCTGGTAATCGTCACCGGGATAGCCGCCCTCGCCGTCGTCCTCCCGCACGGCGTCTGGCGGGTCTCGCGCAACGCGATCACCATCGCCCACGAGGGCGGCCACGGCCTGGTCGCGCTGCTCACGGGCCGCCGCCTGGACGGCATCCGGCTGCACTCCGACACCAGCGGCCTCACGGTGAGCCGGGGCCGCCCGACCGGCCTCGGCATGATCCTGACCGCCGCCGCCGGCTACACCGCTCCCCCGCTGCTCGGCCTCGGCGGCGCCTGGCTGCTCGCCGCCCACCACGTCACCCTGCTGCTCTGGCTCGCCACCGCCCTGCTGCTGGTGATGCTGGTCATGATCCGCAACGCGTACGGCGTGCTCACCGTTGTCCTCAGCGGCGCCGCCTTCCTGCTGGTGTCCTGGCTGACCTCGCCCGATGTGCAGTCGGCCTTCGCGTACGCGGTGGTGTGGTTCCTGCTGCTCGGAGGCGTACGGCCGGCCTTCGAGCTCCAGGCCAAGCGGCGCCGGCACAACAGCGGCGAGTCGGACGCGGACCAGCTCGGGCGGCTCACCCACGTACCACCGGCGCTCTGGCTGTTCCTCTTCCACGCCGTATCGATCTGCTCGCTCATCGGCGGTGGACGGTGGCTGCTCGGACTCTAG
- the aroA gene encoding 3-phosphoshikimate 1-carboxyvinyltransferase, which translates to MTETPVHPALWPAPVASGAVDATVTVPGSKSVTNRALVLASLAAEPGWLRRPLRSRDTLLMAEALRALGVGIEEGVGPDGSGEAWRVIPAGLHGPATIDVGNAGTVMRFLPPVAALADGPIRFDGDPRSYERPLNGVIDALRALGARIDDDGRGALPLTVHGGGALDGGRVRIDASSSSQFVSALLLSAPRFNQGVEVRHTGASLPSMPHIRMTVDMLRSVGAQVDEPETGGEPNVWRVSPSALLGRDLTVEPDLSNAQPFLAAALITGGKVTIPDWPERTTQPGDQLRRIFTEMGGSCELTDRGLVFSGSGSIHGIDVDLSEVGELTPGIAAVAALADSPSTLRGVAHLRLHETDRLAALTKEINELGGDVTETADGLHIRPRRLHGGIFHTYDDHRMATAGSIIGLAVEGVQIENVATTAKTLPDFPRMWTGMLTGAGN; encoded by the coding sequence ATGACCGAAACGCCCGTGCACCCCGCCCTCTGGCCCGCCCCCGTCGCTAGCGGAGCCGTCGACGCGACGGTCACCGTGCCCGGATCGAAATCGGTCACCAACCGTGCCCTGGTGCTGGCTTCGCTGGCCGCCGAGCCCGGCTGGCTGCGCCGCCCCCTGCGATCCCGCGACACCCTGCTGATGGCCGAGGCGCTGCGCGCCCTCGGCGTCGGCATCGAGGAAGGCGTCGGCCCCGACGGCTCCGGCGAGGCCTGGCGCGTGATCCCGGCCGGTCTGCACGGCCCCGCCACGATCGACGTCGGCAACGCCGGTACCGTCATGCGCTTCCTGCCCCCCGTCGCCGCCCTCGCCGACGGCCCCATCCGCTTCGACGGCGACCCCCGCTCGTACGAACGCCCCCTCAACGGTGTGATCGACGCGCTGCGCGCGCTCGGCGCCCGCATCGACGACGACGGCAGGGGCGCGCTCCCGCTGACCGTGCACGGCGGCGGCGCCCTCGACGGCGGCCGGGTCCGGATCGACGCGTCCTCCTCGTCCCAGTTCGTCTCCGCCCTGCTGCTCTCCGCGCCCCGCTTCAACCAGGGCGTGGAGGTGCGGCACACCGGCGCCTCGCTGCCGTCCATGCCGCACATCCGGATGACCGTCGACATGCTGCGCTCGGTCGGCGCGCAGGTGGACGAGCCGGAGACCGGCGGCGAGCCGAACGTGTGGCGGGTCTCGCCGTCCGCGCTGCTCGGCCGCGATCTCACCGTCGAGCCGGACCTCTCCAACGCCCAGCCGTTCCTGGCGGCCGCCCTGATCACCGGCGGCAAGGTGACCATTCCGGACTGGCCGGAGCGCACCACCCAGCCGGGCGACCAGCTGCGCCGGATCTTCACCGAGATGGGCGGTTCCTGCGAGCTCACCGACCGGGGCCTGGTGTTCAGCGGCTCCGGCTCGATCCACGGCATCGACGTGGACCTGAGCGAGGTCGGCGAGCTCACCCCGGGCATCGCGGCCGTCGCGGCGCTCGCCGACTCGCCCTCGACGCTGCGCGGCGTGGCCCATCTGCGGCTGCACGAGACGGACCGCCTGGCGGCCCTCACCAAGGAGATCAACGAGCTCGGCGGCGACGTCACCGAGACCGCCGACGGTCTGCACATCCGCCCGCGCCGGCTGCACGGCGGCATCTTCCACACGTACGACGACCACCGGATGGCCACGGCCGGGTCGATCATCGGCCTCGCCGTCGAGGGCGTCCAGATCGAGAACGTGGCGACGACCGCGAAGACCCTGCCGGACTTCCCGCGGATGTGGACCGGGATGCTGACCGGGGCCGGAAACTGA